In Candidatus Desulfatibia profunda, a single genomic region encodes these proteins:
- a CDS encoding O-antigen ligase family protein, which produces MNNYLQNITRYLQNVPRYALYALLIFTPLARACVQDWAVTTIHLITLIALTAFLLEKSLTWSWNWIKTPLDKPIFILIILSILSTIFSLHRHTSFWSIILLFNYLTIFYLIIHTINSRSHLRRLIYLVIGIAVFLSVFGLFKHFDLNPFPWWNYTDLKNAYIGRLTSTFGCPNNLAGYLEMAIPFVLGLCLTGYRGAWLFLMIYIFLLLLTALVLTLSRGGWISGFLGLSFMAFALITSRDFRRKRLLAALIGGSLALVLIVLASTPVIERIRTVMEKEQEASFHSRVMVWREAVKMIADHPLMGTGPGTFGVINTQYQPPGLVPHFEKAHNDYLHFIAEIGIAVIPVMLWMIIALYKKGFHKLKNPSRLIRSLTLGSLAGITAILFHSVVDFNLHIPANALLFTVLVAIVASPIPTDR; this is translated from the coding sequence ATGAACAACTATTTACAAAACATAACGCGCTATTTGCAGAATGTACCAAGGTACGCATTATACGCTCTGCTCATCTTCACCCCCCTGGCCCGCGCTTGCGTGCAAGACTGGGCCGTTACAACCATCCACCTGATCACATTGATTGCATTGACCGCCTTTCTGCTTGAAAAAAGCCTGACCTGGAGCTGGAATTGGATCAAAACTCCTTTAGACAAACCGATTTTTATCCTGATAATCCTGTCAATCCTGTCAACCATCTTCTCTCTTCACAGACATACCAGTTTCTGGTCAATCATTTTACTGTTCAACTATTTAACCATATTTTATCTGATTATCCACACCATCAACAGCAGGAGCCATTTGCGGCGGTTGATCTACCTTGTTATCGGAATCGCTGTTTTTCTCTCTGTCTTTGGTCTGTTCAAACACTTCGATTTAAATCCCTTCCCCTGGTGGAATTATACCGATCTTAAAAATGCTTATATAGGTCGGCTCACATCCACCTTTGGCTGTCCTAACAATCTGGCCGGCTACCTGGAGATGGCCATTCCTTTTGTCCTGGGGCTTTGCCTGACCGGCTACCGGGGCGCCTGGCTCTTTTTGATGATCTATATATTCCTCCTGTTGCTGACGGCCTTAGTGCTTACTTTATCACGGGGCGGCTGGATCAGCGGTTTTCTGGGGCTGTCCTTTATGGCCTTTGCACTCATAACCAGCCGTGATTTCAGGCGCAAAAGGCTGCTTGCGGCCTTGATCGGCGGTTCTTTGGCCCTGGTTCTGATTGTGCTTGCCAGCACACCTGTTATCGAGCGCATCCGGACCGTCATGGAAAAAGAGCAGGAGGCCAGCTTTCATTCCAGAGTAATGGTCTGGCGAGAGGCTGTGAAGATGATCGCTGATCACCCTTTAATGGGAACCGGCCCCGGAACCTTTGGCGTTATCAACACCCAATACCAACCGCCCGGCCTGGTGCCCCACTTTGAAAAGGCCCATAACGATTATCTTCATTTTATAGCTGAAATTGGGATTGCTGTCATCCCTGTCATGCTCTGGATGATCATTGCCCTTTACAAAAAAGGCTTTCACAAACTGAAAAACCCCAGCCGCCTCATCCGCAGCCTAACCCTGGGATCTCTTGCCGGCATCACAGCCATCCTTTTTCACAGCGTGGTCGATTTCAACTTGCACATACCTGCAAATGCTCTGCTCTTTACAGTCTTAGTAGCAATTGTAGCTTCACCTATACCAACTGACCGGTGA